The following DNA comes from Lynx canadensis isolate LIC74 chromosome C2, mLynCan4.pri.v2, whole genome shotgun sequence.
CAGGCGGCTCAGGTTGCGGAAGGCGGCGGCCGGCAGGGTGCGCAGCCGCGTGCAGTTCAGCCACAGCTCCTGCAGGCCGGCCAGCTCCCCGAAGAGCACCTCCGGGAGCTCCTCCAGCGGGTTCTCGAACAGGGTCAGGAAAGTCAAATTGTGCGAATAAAGGAAGAGGGCCGGGGGCAGGAACTCCAGGTGGTTTCTGGAAAGCGTCAAGGAGCTCAGGCTCCGGAGCCGGTCGAAGGCCCCCGGTGCGATGGAGCGGATGCGGTTTCTGTCCAGCTGCAGCTCCACCAGGGCACGCAGGCTACTCAACAGCCCCGAATCCAGAGAGACGAGCTGGTTCGAGTGCAGCACGAGTTTCTCCAGCTTAGCCTGTGCGCCAAACAATCCCCGGGGCAGGTGGGTCAAATTATTTCTCGATAAATCCAACACTTTCAGGTTCCCCAGGTTTGTGAAGAGGCGAGAGGGAAGGAAAGCGAGTTGATTTTGGTTCAAAAAGAGCTCCTGCAGGTTAACCAGTTTCTGAAACATGTTTTGGTCAATGTCCTTTAGTTCGTTGCGGTCCAGAAACAACTGTTCCAGGAGCACCGTCTTATCCAACAGCGCACCTGGAAGATGAGTGATCTTGTTGCGCGACAGCCTCAGGGTTTTAAGTTTTATCAGGTCGTCGAAGGTGCCGGGGGCAATGGCGGAAATGTGGCTGTCCGACAGCATCAGGCGCTGCAGGACGGTCATGCCACTGAAGCTGTGATTCTGTAAGGTGCCGCGGCCCATTTGGAAGAGCAGGATGTGCGTGAGGTTGACGGGCAGGCCGAGCTCGGCGATGCGCGCTACGCTGCTCCCGGTGCACTGCGCGGCATCCCGGAACACACACTTGCaggcgggggggcaggggagaggctgggcgCGCAGGAGCCCCAGCGCCGCGCACAGCAGGGCGCTTCTCAGCATGTCTGCAAGGGCCGCAGCGGGAGGTCTGGAGGCGACACACAAAACGCTCACATTGGATCTTGCAACCCTGCGGAGGCAAGAGCCTTCCACCAGGATTATCACTGGCTTTAAGTGTTACCCAGATACAACTAAGTATCCCTCTtttcttagaaatgcagattttcctggggcggggggggggggggggatgggggggagggggtggtgaaaAGACTTTCATTCTACACTGCGAGGTCTCATCCTTTTGTTCTACCGATTTTCTACTCTCAGTTTAAAGCCTTAAAATTAAAGCGTTTTCAAAGCCAATACTTTAAAATCCTTACATGGAactgatgaaaataattattctcaCATTCAAGAATGTCTCACATGCATCACTGAGCAGTGCCCAAGGTGAAGAGAGCCCTGATCTTCTCGCCTTTACCCAGAGGTGGCTATAACCAGCAGTCATGAAGGGAACGGCAAAGTCtgtaaaaaacaacagcaaccacCACCCGATTCCTTTTACCACACTCATGCTGTATGCACGGTACTTATTCTACTAAAACAATAACACCCTCGAATAGCGAACACCTCTATTTAGCCACAGTGAGAAAAACAGGTAATATCTATCACGTTATGCCATACATGGTTCTCAGCACTTGATTtgcattaattcattcactccTTACGCTAACCCTATGAGGTAGCTATTATTAACCCCAGCTAAAGGATGATGAAACTAAGACACAGAAAGGGTACGTAACTTACCCAGGGTCATAGAGCTAGAATTGTTGACAGGGAGCTGTCATTCCTAAGATgcttaacaaaaaattaataccaaCTCGTGGCATTGAAGTACACGTGAAATATGCACAGTAGTACTAATCTGCCAAAACAATGTTTCCCAAGTGGAATTGTACACAAATCATTTCTTGTACTAAATTTCATATATCTTGTGCACATATAGACTAACCAAGCCCTCCAGTTGCCCAtccctaatttttaaagtatttggcCTTACCTGAAATGGTGCTGCACCCCAAAGCAACTGAAAGGCTTAGGGCTTTGCCTGTGATTCAACACTTTCCAAAGGAAGAGGGAAGTATCCTTGCATCCTGAGGATAAAGACTTTACCAGAATAAAAGTCATGGAAAGGACTTTATCTCAGAGGGCATATTCTGGTTTTTAATGACAGATATCTTCAAACGGAAGAGACCATTTGTAACCTGAGTCTTACTGTCAAAGGAATGATAAGAGCAGGAGAGAAGTTTCTCCATAAAATAGCACATTATGACTCTGTGATGCTAGGAAAGTTTAGTGACATGGTGGGCTTATTGTGGCAGCCATACCCCAAATGGACCACACTTCGAGTCTTCCTTTTCTTGCCATGTtgtcccaattcttttttttttttttttaattttatcattacttttatttttgagagagacagagtgagagcagagagggtcagagagagggagacacagaatctgaagcaggctccaggctccgagctgtcagcacagagcccgacacgggccttgaactcacaaactgtgagatcatgacctgagccgaagtcggacgcttaaccgactgagccacccaggtgccccccaattcTTTATTCCAGTTCTTCTCTTCCCCATTTAGGAATAATAAAGCAAAGAACATTCTCCAATGCTccactcattttcttcttcttcttagaaATAATAAGACTAAAAACATTCtagaatatgttaaaaaatgGCATTACTGAGTTGAAGGGTGTTCACATGTTCAATTTAATTTAGGAATGTCCAACTGCATTTCAAAGTAGTTGTACCAATATATGATGCCTAGTGTGTGGCAGTTCCTGTGCTTCATACCTACCTCTGCCCatacctggaattgattttttaaatttaatttttaccatTCATAGGAAGTAATTTTCTCCAggtgttttttttcatttcccccaTTTAATGATAAacttgggcatcttttcatatttttttaaagtttatttacttttgagagagagagacagagacagaacgggggagggacagacagggagagagagggaatcccaagcaggcttcccactgtcagcgcagagcctgacactgggctggatcccacaaaccatgggatcatgacctgagcagagaccgAGAGTCATGCatgtaacccactgagccacccaggtgccccatcttttcatatttttaatgctcACTTGTGCTTCATCTTCTAAAAAATTTGGGTGcttttcttttgtccattttcctatatgcaaatatgtatgtttatgtcTTTCAGAAAACTGAACTGTAggcattctttatgtattctggatactaatcTTTTGTCAGTTATAGATGTCAATTATCTTCAATTAGTTGGTAGTttgctttttcatcttcttcatgATGTCCTTTTATggatgttgtctttttttttttttaatttgatgtttatttttgagagagagagagcacgcaagcgcatgagtgggggggggaggggcagagagggagggagtcacagaatccaaagcaggctccaggctccgagctgtcagcacagagcctgatgtggggcttgaactcacagaccatgagatcatgacctgagccaaagtcagatgcttaaccaactgagccacccaggtgccccggatatTAAGTCTTAATATAGCCAAAGTTATCaatcttttatgattttttttgtattgaaataaatcctccactcctcctcccccccatcAAATCTCCTATAATGCCTTCgttttatagttttgtcttttgtttttagatcTTTAACCcatttagaattcatttttgtgtatgatgtgtgAGTTGaatccattttttccccccactaagATAATCTGCTGGCCTAGCcccatttatatataattaaatcaaTTCCTTCTGCCATTAGAACAACAATGTTACCACAGTCATGAACCAACCATCTCATGaatgtgtgggtctgtttctgggctatTTAATAACCCCtgtaccaataccatactgaAATAacctttttatgtttaaaaactgcAAATATCTAGCACTTTATGAAGTGTGAAGAAATACACATTCTCATACTACAGTGGTAGAACTATAAATTGGAGCAAACTTTTGGGGGAAAATTTAGCGGTATCAACCaattacaaatatacatatacatcctCTGTCCAGTTCTGCTAAAAATACACCGTGTCTATGCTCATTAAGATTTGTACACAAAATGGGGCACCTATGGGCttagtcagtagagtatgcaactcttgatctcagggtcatgagttcaagccccacattgggtgtggagcctacttaaaaaaaaaaaaactgtgcacAAAAACACTTCAGGGTTGtttgtaacagaaaaagaaaattaaatgaccatcaacaggGAAGTAGTCATCTAAATTATGAAAATACCCATGCAATGGAATGCCATGTGGACTTTGAAAAAATCAGAGCTGCAAGTGTTGATGTCTAACAGAATGATGTATAACAAGGGcaacatagtatatatacatgATTTGTATAGATTTTAAATCAGCATAAGACTTCGTGTCAAATTCTGGTAGGCTTCTGTGGCCTACTTCCCCAGGAAGCACTCCAATCAGAATGACCTCCAAGTGTTAATTCTTTGAAGAGAGCAGGACATTCGAATGCCCAAGAAGGGTATGGAATTTGCAGACGGTAGAGGAAAATTGTGAGTCCATTCGTTGAAAATCTGGATGGGATAttgagaagtattttttttaatatttattttgggagagcgcaggcgggggaggggacagaggatctgaagcaggctctgcgacgACAGGCTGACAACAGAGATCCCCCaaggcgtgagatcatgacctgagctgaagtcagacgctcgactgagccacccagatgccccgagaaGTTATTTTGAACAACGAATGAAGTTGGTGGCTCCAGTGTTTTGCGTCCTTCGTATTTTGGATTCACGGAACAGGTTAGAAATCTGCTGTCCTAAGAGGCAACTCCTGTATAAAAGTCACCCTGGCCTGTAAGATTTGGCCTGTCTGCCTGGATGAGATAGGCTTTTCTCCTCGGTGGATGGTGACTCAGAGACCAGGGCACTCTGAACGCTGACAGTCTCATCCAGACTCCTAcaactccctccttccctgcaatACATACTCAAAATATGGCAACTGGAAGCAACACACAGGGAAGACAGAGACATGCAGGACGGTGGTGCCCACACACAGGCTGTGGGGACATGGCATTTGCTACACAAACCATAGTGAATGGAAAGAATGTGGACTCAAACTAAACCTTCACACCATCCATTCAATCCATCACACCACAGCCAGCCACACAGGCCACAGCAGAGGACGCACATCTCCTGTAGGACCCATGACGTCCGGAGAGACCTCCTGGCCCAGCACAAACCCTGCCTTCTCTGGGGTTTCTAGCACCAAGTAATTAATTCCACAGTTACTCTTTCCCTGGAATGCTCTTTTTGCACCCACAGCTGCCATTTTGCTTCAAACTTACCATGTTTTACATGGCATTAGCTCTGGGTTTGATCTTCCCAACTGTTAATAGATTATAAGCCTCCAGTCTTGTATTTCACTATTTCCCTCAGACCTTCTTACGCTGTTAACATTTGATTCTACATTGTATCTGACAGATGGGTTTCCACAGGATGGTCACACACACGATGTGATAAATATGTGGGATGTGGTACTTATTCCCTTCAAAaatccaaagttaaaaaaaaaagggggggagggaatggAGAAGTATTAAGTAGGAAAGTAGATCCAGAGAGGGCAGTACTTGTATAGCTAAATGGCACACAAATGTAGAAGGacgcaggaaaaaaaatgtcatttcaatcatttaaatttttattttgaatagctTTCAATCCAAAAAAGATTTCATAAGGTTATTTACAGTGCTGAATGTACAATTATGAATGTATGCCTTTTTGACATCAGGGTACCATTCTTGAGCagcaatacaatttaaaaaatataaagatgcaGTATCATTTCTGAtataaagttacttaaaaaaatccaaagtcTTAGGGAATTCACAAATCATAACAGGAAGTAACTATCTTATTAATTTAATGTGCACATAATTACcaaattttattacattaaaaatatgtgtaaatgcCCACAGACTGTACAAAAATTAACACCCCACATTTTGTCAAAAGTTCCCAACCACCTCCCACcataaatatacaaaaacctATTTTCAGATATGTCAAAATTGCATGCGTGAGATCTTATAGAATGTTTTCTAAAGCTTGAATTTTGCTCTTCTCTGGATAGTGGATCTATAGCCAGTTGGGGAACAGAATACATAGACAATGATGTGTTATTTACCATGCCTCTGAAACTGTGCAGTATCTTCACAAACACGggagacaaaataaataagagtcaAGACTGCAACAGTTCTGTTTAAATCCAAGTGCAATTTGGAAAGCTCTCAAATGTAAgaattataaaactaatataaaaagtatttcttttgttgttggcTTAGCCACTTTTCTTCAAGCATTATTTGCAGCATTGCTTTACAGCAGTTGGTGCTAGAAGATACAAAACATATAGTTACCactatttatatttgagggaggaaaaaaaaaaaacaaaaaactttaaacaacCCTGAGGGAGA
Coding sequences within:
- the GP5 gene encoding platelet glycoprotein V; its protein translation is MLRSALLCAALGLLRAQPLPCPPACKCVFRDAAQCTGSSVARIAELGLPVNLTHILLFQMGRGTLQNHSFSGMTVLQRLMLSDSHISAIAPGTFDDLIKLKTLRLSRNKITHLPGALLDKTVLLEQLFLDRNELKDIDQNMFQKLVNLQELFLNQNQLAFLPSRLFTNLGNLKVLDLSRNNLTHLPRGLFGAQAKLEKLVLHSNQLVSLDSGLLSSLRALVELQLDRNRIRSIAPGAFDRLRSLSSLTLSRNHLEFLPPALFLYSHNLTFLTLFENPLEELPEVLFGELAGLQELWLNCTRLRTLPAAAFRNLSRLRAFGATLSPRLSALPEDAFRGLGELQVLALHSNSLAALPGGLLRGLGGLRRVSLSHNRLRALPRALFRNLGSLEGVRLEHNLLETLPGDVFADLPRLAEVLLGHNPWRCDCDLGPFLAWLRRHPGLVGRAEPPRCRGPGPRAGLPLWALPDDHPECRGARGPPPRSAAAPAAPGHTASVPDSSEPRAPAQLVADGSRQDHSLFWGLYFLLLAAQAVITGVIVFAMIKLGGLFRKLIRERASERASELLFESMGQPRR